One segment of Triticum aestivum cultivar Chinese Spring chromosome 2A, IWGSC CS RefSeq v2.1, whole genome shotgun sequence DNA contains the following:
- the LOC123186639 gene encoding hydrophobic protein LTI6A, giving the protein MAETAAIAPPPQPMAPPQPVEENATAAPSQPMAPLQPMAESATVVVVVPPPPPDGTTTFLCLILAFFIPPLGVFLKYKCEIEFWICLILTFLAYAPGIIYAVWVIVK; this is encoded by the exons ATGGCAGAAACCGCAGCGATAGCACCACCACCACAACCAATGGCACCACCGCAACCAGTGGAGGAAAACGCAACGGCGGCACCGTCACAACCAATGGCACCACTGCAACCAATGGCGGAAAGCGCAACTGTCGTTGTGGTGGTGCCACCACCACCGCCAGACGGCACCACGACattcctctgcctcatcctcgccTTCTTCATCCCTCCCCTCGGCGTTTTCCTCAAGTACAAATGTGAG ATTGAATTCTGGATCTGCCTCATCCTAACATTCTTGGCCTACGCGCCGGGCATCATCTACGCCGTCTGGGTGATCGTGAAGTAG
- the LOC123186638 gene encoding uncharacterized protein: protein MTSRLSRMGPQPRGVAESSSDDDESSGERDAPAEFPESTLSRLSLLGLQPRDVVEISSDDGGSPAPAPRTRRKKGKDDSDDDDDCVVLDGDPDKPLAVAGAKARASGGDASDEVEIVAAKGQIACKDFPHSRHLCVDLPFSTTSHVKRCSMCYYFVCDVPAPCKYWGQGLLNDDHCHATDKEAKWKKLRQAFKCKTMPASYSEKHLDDIARGNRRMAAAHHPRTSEAPLPDLPPLDVVYPTNPSARQVRVENLPYHMDREDLPGLFYHAGSVVLSEVFYNRGTGQSLGCGLVTMNTVEEAEKAVELYHHSELCGRLVTVSKAAATGGRAEETPSPRRSVSSMFMLFVNNLSPEVNGYELKRLFSEFGEVVHAKVIYHHTGARWESKEFGVVTMATREGLKVAIRGLNKVVWRGRELRVG from the exons ATGACCTCACGGCTCTCGCGGATGGGGCCGCAGCCACGCGGCGTGGCGGAGAGCAGCTCCGACGACGACGAGAGCTCCGGGGAGCGCGATGCCCCCGCCGAGTTCCCCGAATCCACGCTCTCACGGTTGTCGCTGTTGGGGCTTCAGCCGCGCGACGTGGTGGAGATCAGCTCCGACGACGGTGGCTCGCCAGCGCCGGCGCCACGGAcgcggaggaagaagggcaaggacgacagcgacgacgatgacgactgTGTGGTTCTGGACGGCGACCCCGACAAGCCGCTCGCTGTTGCGGGCGCCAAGGCGAGGGCTTCAGGGGGCGACGCGTCAGACGAAGTGGAGATCGTTGCCGCGAAAGGGCAG ATAGCATGCAAGGACTTCCCTCACTCGCGTCATCTATGTGTTGACTTGCCCTTCAGCACTACTTCTCACGTAAAGCGCTGTAGCATG TGCTACTATTTTGTATGCGATGTTCCAGCTCCATGCAAGTATTGGGGTCAAGGTCTTTTGAATGATGATCATTGTCATGCTACTGACAAGGAAGCCAAGTGGAAAAAACTGAGGCAAGCATTCAAGTGCAAAACTATGCCAGCATCTTATTCCGAGAAACACCTGGATGACATCGCCCGAGGCAACCGACGCATGGCAGCCGCCCATCACCCGAGGACCTCCGAGGCTCCCCTGCCCG ATTTGCCACCGCTGGATGTGGTGTACCCAACAAATCCATCAGCCAGGCAGGTTCGCGTGGAGAACCTACCGTATCACATGGACCGGGAGGACCTTCCCGGGCTCTTCTATCATGCTGGCAGTGTTGTGCTATCAGAG GTATTTTACAACAGGGGAACAGGCCAGAGCCTTGGATGTGGGCTTGTCACCATGAATACTGTTGAAGAGGCCGAGAAGGCTGTGGAGTTGTACCATCATAGC GAGTTGTGCGGCAGACTCGTTACTGTGAGCAAGGCAGCTGCAACTGGAGGTCGGGCAGAAGAAACACCGTCTCCCCGTCGATCCGTGTCCTCTATGTTCATGCTCTTCGTGAACAATCTGTCGCCGGAAGTGAACGGATATGAGCTGAAGCGGCTGTTCAGCGAGTTCGGCGAAGTGGTCCATGCTAAAGTCATCTACCATCACACAGGAGCTCGGTGGGAGTCCAAGGAATTCGGCGTCGTCACAATGGCGACGCGCGAGGGGTTGAAGGTCGCCATTCGGGGCCTCAACAAAGTG GTCTGGAGGGGCCGTGAACTGCGTGTGGGATGA